The Struthio camelus isolate bStrCam1 chromosome 24, bStrCam1.hap1, whole genome shotgun sequence genome includes a window with the following:
- the GNAT2 gene encoding guanine nucleotide-binding protein G(t) subunit alpha-2, giving the protein MGSGASAEDKEMAKRSKELEKKLQEDADKEAKTVKLLLLGAGESGKSTIVKQMKIIHQDGYTPEECMEFKAVIYGNILQSILAIIRAMSTLGIDYAEPARADDGRQLFNLADSIEEGTMPPELVDCIKKLWKDGGVQACFDRAAEYQLNDSAAYYLNQLDRITAPGYLPNEQDVLRSRVKTTGIIETKFSVKDLNFRMFDVGGQRSERKKWIHCFEGVTCIIFCGALSAYDMVLVEDDEVNRMHESLHLFNSICNHKFFAATSIILFLNKKDLFEEKIKKVHLSICFPEYDGPNTFEDAGNYIKTQFLDLNMRKDVKEIYSHMTCATDTQNVKFVFDAVTDVIIKENLKDCGLF; this is encoded by the exons ATGGGCAGCGGGGCCAGCGCTGAGGACAAGGAGATGGCCAAGAGGTCCAAGGAGCTGGAGAAGAAGCTCCAGGAGGACGCGGACAAGGAGGCGAAGACGGTCAAGCTGCTCCTGCTAG GAGCTGGGGAGTCGGGCAAGAGCACCATCGTGAAGCAGATGAA GATCATCCATCAGGACGGCTACACGCCGGAGGAGTGCATGGAGTTCAAGGCCGTCATCTACGGCAACATCCTGCAGTCCATCCTGGCCATCATCCGCGCCATGTCCACGCTGGGCATCGACTACGCCGAGCCGGCGCGAGCG GACGACGGCCGGCAGCTCTTCAACCTGGCCGACTCCATCGAGGAGGGCACCATGCCCCCCGAGCTCGTCGACTGCATCAAGAAGCTGTGGAAGGACGGCGGCGTGCAAGCCTGCTTCGACCGGGCCGCCGAGTACCAGCTCAACGACTCAGCCGCGTA CTACCTGAACCAGCTGGACCGGATCACAGCCCCCGGCTACCTCCCCAACGAGCAGGACGTGCTGCGGTCCCGAGTGAAGACCACGGGGATCATCGAGACCAAGTTCTCCGTCAAAGACCTGAACTTCAG GATGTTCGACGTAGGAGGACAGAGATCGGAGCGCAAGAAGTGGATCCACTGCTTCGAAGGGGTGACCTGCATCATCTTCTGCGGGGCGCTGAGCGCCTACGACATGGTGCTGGTGGAGGACGACGAAGTG AACCGCATGCACGAGTCCCTGCACCTCTTCAACAGCATATGCAACCACAAGTTCTTCGCCGCCACATCCATTATCCTGTTCCTCAACAAGAAGGACCTCTTCGAGGAAAAGATCAAGAAAGTCCACCTCAGCATTTGCTTCCCAGAGTACGACG GTCCCAACACATTCGAAGATGCAGGAAATTACATCAAGACCCAATTCCTTGATCTGAACATGCGAAAAGACGTGAAAGAAATCTACAGCCACATGACCTGTGCCACAGACACGCAGAACGTCAAATTCGTGTTCGACGCAGTCACAGACGTCATCATCAAAGAGAACCTCAAGGACTGTGGTCTCTTCTGA
- the AMPD2 gene encoding AMP deaminase 2 isoform X2 gives MASAAPAPRTKSPFKKRGSLQAAGPAEARAGPGSRPLQSARSLPGTPHCLKHFPVDLRTSMDGKYKEIAEELFCRSLAESEMRTAPYEFPEESPIEQLEERRQRLERQISQDVKLFKEQNEDLVDHVPKEREALLEREFQRVTISGEEKCGVPFTDLLDAAKSVVKALFLREKYMGLSLQSFCKTTARYLQELSEKPLETRGYEEVPETPVAADAPVHPPFTDQHPYEAWDPQAMPGDLGFGLKMVDGVVHVYTKQDVTDKSTELDLPYPDLQEFIADMNFLMALIINGPIKSFCYRRLQYLSSKFQMHVLLNEMKELAAQKKVPHRDFYNIRKVDTHIHASSCMNQKHLLRFIKRAMKKHLDEIVHVEKGKEQTLKEVFETMNLTAYDLSVDTLDVHADRNTFHRFDKFNAKYNPIGESILREIFIKTDNRVSGKYFAHIIKEVMSDLEESKYQNAELRLSIYGRSRDEWDKLARWAVNHRVHSNNVRWLVQVPRLFDVYRTKRQLANFQEMLENIFLPLYEATVHPAQHPELHLFLEHVDGFDSVDDESKPEHHIFNLDSPLPGNWVEEDNPPYSYYLYYMYANMTVLNHLRRKRGFHTFVLRPHCGEAGPIHHLVSGFMVSENISHGLLLRKAPVLQYLYYLAQIGIAMSPLSNNSLFLSYHRNPLPEYLSRGLMVSLSTDDPLQFHFTKEPLMEEYSIATQVWKLSSCDMCELARNSVLMSGFSHKVKSYWLGPHYLKEGPEGNDIRRTNVPDIRVSYRFETLCQELTLITQAVQTEELEPIQEEDALTITSTLGAQ, from the exons ATGgcctccgccgccccggcgccgcgcaccAAGTCGCCCTTCAAGAAGCGGGGCAGCCTGCaggccgccggccccgcag AggcgcgcgccgggccgggctcccggCCCCTGCAGTCGGCGCGCTCGCTGCCGGGGACCCCGCACTGCCTGAAGCACTTCCCCGTCGACCTGCGCACGTCCATGGACGGCAAGTACAAGGAGATCGCCGAG GAGCTGTTCTGCCGCTCGCTGGCGGAGAGTGAGATGCGGACGGCTCCCTACGAGTTCCCCGAGGAGAGCCCCATCGAGCAGCTGGAGGAGCGCCGGCAGCGCCTCGAGAGGCAGATCAGCCAGGACGTCAA GCTCTTCAAGGAGCAGAACGAGGACCTGGTGGACCATGTCCCCAAGGAGCGCGAGGCGCTGCTGGAGAGGGAGTTCCAGAGGGTCACCATCTCCGGGGAGGAGAAGTGCGGG gtGCCCTTCACGGACCTGCTGGATGCGGCCAAGAGCGTGGTGAAGGCGCTGTTCCTGCGCGAGAAGTACATGGGGCTGTCGCTGCAAAGCTTCTGCAAGACCACGGCTCGCTACCTGCAGGAGCTCTCCGAAAAGCCCCTGGAGACCCGGGGCTACGAGGAGGTGCCCGAGACCCCCGTGGCCGCGG ACGCCCCCGTGCACCCGCCGTTCACGGACCAGCACCCCTACGAGGCGTGGGACCCCCAGGCCATGCCGGGCGACCTTGGCTTCGGGCTCAAGATGGTGGACGGCGTGGTGCACGTCTACACCAAGCAGGATGTCACCGACAA GAGCACAGAGCTGGACCTGCCGTACCCCGACCTGCAGGAGTTCATCGCCGACATGAATTTCCTCATGGCTCTAATCATTAACGGGCCCAT CAAATCCTTCTGCTACCGGCGCCTGCAGTACCTGAGCTCCAAGTTCCAGATGCATGTGCTGCTCAACGAGATGAAGGAGCTGGCAGCCCAGAAGAAGGTGCCCCACCGCGACTTCTACAACATCCGCAAG GTGGACACCCACATCCACGCCTCGTCCTGCATGAACCAGAAGCATCTCCTGCGCTTCATCAAGCGGGCCATGAAGAAGCACCTGGACGAAATCGTCCATGTGGAGAAGGGCAAGGAGCAGACGCTCAAGGAAGTCTTTGAGACCATGAACCTCACTGCCTACGACCTCAGCGTGGACACGCTGGATGTCCATGCG GACCGCAACACCTTCCACCGCTTCGACAAGTTCAATGCCAAGTACAACCCCATTGGTGAGTCCATCCTGCGGGAGATCTTCATCAAGACGGACAACCGCGTCTCGGGGAAGTACTTTGCCCACATCATCAAG GAGGTGATGTCCGACTTGGAGGAAAGCAAGTATCAGAACGCTGAGCTGCGGCTCTCCATCTACGGCCGGTCCCGCGATGAGTGGGACAAACTGGCCCGCTGGGCTGTGAACCATCGCGTTCACTCCAACAACGTCCGCTGGCTCGTGCAGGTGCCCCGGCTCTT CGATGTCTACCGGACAAAAAGGCAGCTGGCCAACTTCCAGGAGATGCTGGAGAACATCTTCCTACCCCTCTACGAGGCCACCGTCCACCCTGCCCAGCATCCGGAGCTGCACCTCTTTCTGGAGCAT GTGGACGGCTTCGACAGTGTTGATGATGAGTCCAAGCCGGAGCATCACATCTTCAACCTGGACAGCCCCTTGCCGGGCAACTGGGTGGAGGAGGACAACCCGCCCTACTCCTACTACCTGTACTACATGTATGCCAACATGACCGTGCTCAACCACCTCCGCCG GAAGCGAGGTTTCCACACCTTCGTGCTGCGGCCGCACTGCGGCGAGGCCGGCCCCATCCATCACCTCGTCTCGGGCTTCATGGTCTCGGAGAACATCTCACACGGCTTGCTGCTCCGCAAG GCCCCCGTGCTGCAGTACCTCTACTACCTGGCGCAGATCGGCATCGCCATGTCCCCGCTCAGCAACAACAGCCTCTTCCTCAGCTACCACCGCAACCCGCTGCCCGAGTACCTGTCGCGGGGGCTCATGGTGTCCCTCTCCACCGACGACCCCCTCCAGTTCCACTTCACCAAG GAGCCCCTCATGGAGGAGTACAGCATCGCCACCCAAGTGTGGAAGCTCAGCTCCTGCGACATGTGCGAGCTGGCCCGCAACAGCGTCCTCATGAGCGGCTTCTCCCATAAG GTGAAGAGCTACTGGCTGGGTCCCCACTACCTAAAAGAGGGGCCGGAGGGGAACGACATCCGCCGCACCAACGTCCCCGACATCCGCGTGAGCTACCGCTTCGAGACGCTGTGCCAGGAGCTGACGCTCATCACGCAGGCCGTGCAGACCGAGGAGCTGGAGCCCATCCAGGAGGAGGACGCTCTCACCATCACCTCCACCCTGGGCGCCCAGTGA
- the AMPD2 gene encoding AMP deaminase 2 isoform X1, giving the protein MASAAPAPRTKSPFKKRGSLQAAGPAEARAGPGSRPLQSARSLPGTPHCLKHFPVDLRTSMDGKYKEIAEELFCRSLAESEMRTAPYEFPEESPIEQLEERRQRLERQISQDVKLEPDILLRAKQDFLKIDSAADLQLFKEQNEDLVDHVPKEREALLEREFQRVTISGEEKCGVPFTDLLDAAKSVVKALFLREKYMGLSLQSFCKTTARYLQELSEKPLETRGYEEVPETPVAADAPVHPPFTDQHPYEAWDPQAMPGDLGFGLKMVDGVVHVYTKQDVTDKSTELDLPYPDLQEFIADMNFLMALIINGPIKSFCYRRLQYLSSKFQMHVLLNEMKELAAQKKVPHRDFYNIRKVDTHIHASSCMNQKHLLRFIKRAMKKHLDEIVHVEKGKEQTLKEVFETMNLTAYDLSVDTLDVHADRNTFHRFDKFNAKYNPIGESILREIFIKTDNRVSGKYFAHIIKEVMSDLEESKYQNAELRLSIYGRSRDEWDKLARWAVNHRVHSNNVRWLVQVPRLFDVYRTKRQLANFQEMLENIFLPLYEATVHPAQHPELHLFLEHVDGFDSVDDESKPEHHIFNLDSPLPGNWVEEDNPPYSYYLYYMYANMTVLNHLRRKRGFHTFVLRPHCGEAGPIHHLVSGFMVSENISHGLLLRKAPVLQYLYYLAQIGIAMSPLSNNSLFLSYHRNPLPEYLSRGLMVSLSTDDPLQFHFTKEPLMEEYSIATQVWKLSSCDMCELARNSVLMSGFSHKVKSYWLGPHYLKEGPEGNDIRRTNVPDIRVSYRFETLCQELTLITQAVQTEELEPIQEEDALTITSTLGAQ; this is encoded by the exons ATGgcctccgccgccccggcgccgcgcaccAAGTCGCCCTTCAAGAAGCGGGGCAGCCTGCaggccgccggccccgcag AggcgcgcgccgggccgggctcccggCCCCTGCAGTCGGCGCGCTCGCTGCCGGGGACCCCGCACTGCCTGAAGCACTTCCCCGTCGACCTGCGCACGTCCATGGACGGCAAGTACAAGGAGATCGCCGAG GAGCTGTTCTGCCGCTCGCTGGCGGAGAGTGAGATGCGGACGGCTCCCTACGAGTTCCCCGAGGAGAGCCCCATCGAGCAGCTGGAGGAGCGCCGGCAGCGCCTCGAGAGGCAGATCAGCCAGGACGTCAA ACTCGAGCCCGACATTTTGCTCAGAGCCAAACAGGACTTCCTGAAAATTGACAGTGCCGCGGACTTACA GCTCTTCAAGGAGCAGAACGAGGACCTGGTGGACCATGTCCCCAAGGAGCGCGAGGCGCTGCTGGAGAGGGAGTTCCAGAGGGTCACCATCTCCGGGGAGGAGAAGTGCGGG gtGCCCTTCACGGACCTGCTGGATGCGGCCAAGAGCGTGGTGAAGGCGCTGTTCCTGCGCGAGAAGTACATGGGGCTGTCGCTGCAAAGCTTCTGCAAGACCACGGCTCGCTACCTGCAGGAGCTCTCCGAAAAGCCCCTGGAGACCCGGGGCTACGAGGAGGTGCCCGAGACCCCCGTGGCCGCGG ACGCCCCCGTGCACCCGCCGTTCACGGACCAGCACCCCTACGAGGCGTGGGACCCCCAGGCCATGCCGGGCGACCTTGGCTTCGGGCTCAAGATGGTGGACGGCGTGGTGCACGTCTACACCAAGCAGGATGTCACCGACAA GAGCACAGAGCTGGACCTGCCGTACCCCGACCTGCAGGAGTTCATCGCCGACATGAATTTCCTCATGGCTCTAATCATTAACGGGCCCAT CAAATCCTTCTGCTACCGGCGCCTGCAGTACCTGAGCTCCAAGTTCCAGATGCATGTGCTGCTCAACGAGATGAAGGAGCTGGCAGCCCAGAAGAAGGTGCCCCACCGCGACTTCTACAACATCCGCAAG GTGGACACCCACATCCACGCCTCGTCCTGCATGAACCAGAAGCATCTCCTGCGCTTCATCAAGCGGGCCATGAAGAAGCACCTGGACGAAATCGTCCATGTGGAGAAGGGCAAGGAGCAGACGCTCAAGGAAGTCTTTGAGACCATGAACCTCACTGCCTACGACCTCAGCGTGGACACGCTGGATGTCCATGCG GACCGCAACACCTTCCACCGCTTCGACAAGTTCAATGCCAAGTACAACCCCATTGGTGAGTCCATCCTGCGGGAGATCTTCATCAAGACGGACAACCGCGTCTCGGGGAAGTACTTTGCCCACATCATCAAG GAGGTGATGTCCGACTTGGAGGAAAGCAAGTATCAGAACGCTGAGCTGCGGCTCTCCATCTACGGCCGGTCCCGCGATGAGTGGGACAAACTGGCCCGCTGGGCTGTGAACCATCGCGTTCACTCCAACAACGTCCGCTGGCTCGTGCAGGTGCCCCGGCTCTT CGATGTCTACCGGACAAAAAGGCAGCTGGCCAACTTCCAGGAGATGCTGGAGAACATCTTCCTACCCCTCTACGAGGCCACCGTCCACCCTGCCCAGCATCCGGAGCTGCACCTCTTTCTGGAGCAT GTGGACGGCTTCGACAGTGTTGATGATGAGTCCAAGCCGGAGCATCACATCTTCAACCTGGACAGCCCCTTGCCGGGCAACTGGGTGGAGGAGGACAACCCGCCCTACTCCTACTACCTGTACTACATGTATGCCAACATGACCGTGCTCAACCACCTCCGCCG GAAGCGAGGTTTCCACACCTTCGTGCTGCGGCCGCACTGCGGCGAGGCCGGCCCCATCCATCACCTCGTCTCGGGCTTCATGGTCTCGGAGAACATCTCACACGGCTTGCTGCTCCGCAAG GCCCCCGTGCTGCAGTACCTCTACTACCTGGCGCAGATCGGCATCGCCATGTCCCCGCTCAGCAACAACAGCCTCTTCCTCAGCTACCACCGCAACCCGCTGCCCGAGTACCTGTCGCGGGGGCTCATGGTGTCCCTCTCCACCGACGACCCCCTCCAGTTCCACTTCACCAAG GAGCCCCTCATGGAGGAGTACAGCATCGCCACCCAAGTGTGGAAGCTCAGCTCCTGCGACATGTGCGAGCTGGCCCGCAACAGCGTCCTCATGAGCGGCTTCTCCCATAAG GTGAAGAGCTACTGGCTGGGTCCCCACTACCTAAAAGAGGGGCCGGAGGGGAACGACATCCGCCGCACCAACGTCCCCGACATCCGCGTGAGCTACCGCTTCGAGACGCTGTGCCAGGAGCTGACGCTCATCACGCAGGCCGTGCAGACCGAGGAGCTGGAGCCCATCCAGGAGGAGGACGCTCTCACCATCACCTCCACCCTGGGCGCCCAGTGA
- the LOC138062137 gene encoding glutathione S-transferase 2-like — protein MEVTLGYWDIRGLAHAIRLLLEYTGTPYRERQYKPGPAPDYDTSDWTKEKEKLGLDFPNLPYLIDGATKLTQSMAILRYIARKHNLCGETEEEILRTDLLENQVMDIRMGFARLCYDPNFEDLKPAYLEQLPGKLRQLSNFLGARPWFAGDKLTYVDFLAYDLLDVLRMFVPRCLEQLGNLGAFLQRFEALQTVAAYLRSGRCLRSPVFWRTARWGNAKE, from the exons ATGGAAGTCACCCTGGGATACTGGGACATCCGCGGG CTGGCCCACGCCATCCGCCTGCTGCTGGAGTACACGGGCACCCCGTACCGCGAGCGGCAGTACAAGCCCGGGCCAG ctcccgactACGACACCAGCGACTGGACtaaggagaaggagaagctggGCCTGGATTTCCCCAAC CTGCCCTACTTGATCGACGGTGCCACCaagctcacccagagcatggccATCCTCCGCTACATCGCCCGCAAGCACAACCTGT GCGGCGAGACGGAGGAGGAGATACTCCGCACGGACCTGCTGGAGAACCAGGTCATGGATATCCGTATGGGCTTCGCCCGGCTCTGCTACGACCCCAACTTT gaGGACCTGAAGCCGGCGTACCTGGAGCAGCTGCCGGGCAAGCTGAGACAGCTGTCGAATTTCCTGGGTGCCAGGCCCTGGTTCGCGGGTGACAAG CTCACCTACGTGGACTTCTTGGCTTACGACCTGCTGGACGTGCTGCGCATGTTCGTGCCGCGGTGCCTGGAgcagctgggcaacctgggcGCCTTCCTGCAGCGCTTCGAG GCGCTGCAGACGGTCGCCGCCTACCTGCGCTCCGGGCGCTGCCTGCGGAGCCCCGTGTTCTGGCGGACGGCTCGCTGGGGCAACGCCAAGGAGTGA
- the LOC104142541 gene encoding glutathione S-transferase Mu 1 translates to MAAVLGYWDIRGLAHAIRLLLEYTETPYEDKLYSCGEAPDYDKSQWINEKEKLGLDFPNLPYFIDGKTKLTQSNAILRYIARKHKMCGETEEELVRVDMLENHIMDFRMSLVMVCYNPDFEKLKVGYLEQLPGKLKLFSNFLGDRKWFAGEKLTFVDFLMFDVLDQNRIFEPKCLEPFKNLKDFMDRFGALEKVAAYMKSSRFLKMPINNKMAKWGNKKE, encoded by the exons ATGGCCGCCGTGCTGGGCTACTGGGACATCCGCGGC CTCGCCCACGCCATCCGCCTGCTGCTGGAGTACACCGAGACGCCCTACGAGGACAAGCTGTACAGCTGCGGGGAAG CTCCCGACTATGACAAGAGCCAGTGGATCAACGAGAAGGAGAAGCTGGGCTTAGACTTCCCTAAC CTGCCCTATTTCATCGACGGCAAGACCAAGCTCACCCAGAGCAATGCCATCCTCCGCTACATCGCCCGCAAGCACAAGATGT GTGGCGAGACGGAGGAGGAGCTCGTCCGTGTGGACATGCTGGAGAACCACATCATGGACTTCCGCATGAGCCTGGTGATGGTCTGCTACAACCCTGACTTT gAGAAGTTGAAGGTAGGGTACCTGGAGCAGCTGCCAGGGAAGCTGAAGCTCTTCTCCAACTTCCTGGGGGACAGAAAGTGGTTTGCAGGGGAGAAG CTCACCTTTGTGGACTTCCTCATGTTCGATGTGCTGGATCAGAACCGCATATTTGAACCCAAGTGCCTGGAGCCATTCAAGAACCTGAAGGACTTCATGGACCGCTTTGGG gcCTTGGAGAAGGTCGCTGCCTACATGAAATCCAGCCGCTTCCTGAAGATGCCCATCAACAACAAGATGGCCAAGTGGGGCAACAAGAAGGAGTAG